ATACTTAAAAATCTTGAAACTATTCCACCATAAAGTATAGGTTTAATAGTTACAAAATGAGCGACATTAGGACTTATTTCTTTTAATACTTTATATATTTCAAGAAAAGCCTTTATCTCTCCTGTTATTCCTATACCACTTCGTGAGATCTCGAGAGGATGTACTTTTAAACCCAAACTTTCTAAATATTTTTTTTTGTCAGTTATAGCACAAGAGATATGCACTTCATAACCTTTTTTAAGTGCCTCCAAAGCTAAAGGTAATCTATGTGATATAAAAAACCAATCTACATTTACTACAAATAATATTTTTTTAATCAAGCCACTTTTCCTTCCACATCTGATACATCAAAATAAACCATATAGTTGTACCTATTTCAGCCCCTTCAAAAAATTTATTTTTTATACTATTTATCTCATCTTTATCAAAAATATTTTGATCTAACTTTTCTTCATCTAAATATTTTAAAACTAGAGGTTTTAATTCATCTCGTAGCCATTTATTTAGTGGTATTTGAAATCCTGATTTTGGTTTGTCTACTAATTCTTGTGGAAGATATTTATAAAGAATTTGCCTAAGTAAATATTTACCTTGCTTATTTTTGTATTTTTGTTCAACTGGTACTCTTGCCATATACTCTATAATTCTATGATCAAGTAGAGGCTCTCTACCTTCAAGACTTACACTCATAGTAGCTCTATCAACTTTTGTAAGGACATCATCATTCATAAAAATCTTATAATCAACTGCCATCATTTGCTCTAAAAACTTTGTATTATCTACTTTATTCCACTTTATAAAAAGCTCATTATCTCTTTTTATTTTTAAGAATCTTACTATCTCATCTTTATCTACATAGCTACTTGCATTTTCAAACATCTCCTCGAGGCTATCGCTATTTATAGCTCTTTTAAATTTAATATACTTATCTTTGATATTTGTTTGTTTTAAATTCTTTGGTAATTTATCATTGACAAATTCTATTGTATCTGCACTTAAGAAATTTAATCCAATTTTTAAAACTCCTCTTTTAAAACTATTTGAAAATATATTTTGGAATTTATTAAGAAAAAAGTATTTACTATACCCACAAAAAGTTTCATCACCTCCATCTGCACTTAGTGCAACTGTCACACTTTGTCGTGCTAACTTTGATACTATCATAGTAGGTAGTGCTGAACTATCACCAAAAGGCTCATCATAATAAAAAGGTAAACTTTCTACCAAATCTAACATATCGCTGTTGTTCATATAATATTCAGTATGATTTGTACCTAGATATTCTGCTATCGTTTTAGCATGTTTTGCTTCATTGTACTTTTCATCATCAAAACCAATAGTAAAAGTATTTATTTTTTTACCTTGCTTCTTAGCCAAGATTGAAGCCACAAGTGAACTGTCATATCCACCACTTAAAAAAACTCCAACAGGTACATCTGAGACCATTCTTAAATCTATTGAATCATCTAAAATATTTTCAATATTCTCTAATATTTGATTTTCACTTTTATCAAATTTTTCTTTTAAATAAAAATCATTCACATCCCAATATTTTATAATATCAAATTTTAAAGTTTCAATATCATATTCTAAATAGTGTCCAGCTTCTAGCTTATAACAGTTTTGAAATATAGTATAAGGTGCAGAGATATAGCCAAATTGAAAAAAATAAGGAAGTACTTCTAAGTTTTGCTCTTTTTTAAACTCTGGATGCTTGTGAAAGGATTTTATCTCAGATGAAAACATAAACTGATTTTCACCTACATAATAAAAAAGAGGCTTTACCCCAGCTCTATCTCGCACTAAAACTAGTTTATTTTGTACTTTATCTAAAACAGAAAAAGCAAACATCCCTATAAATTTATCAATACACTTTATACCCCATTGTTTATAACTATAAAGTATAACTTCTGTATCACTATTAGATATAAATTTATAATCTAATTTTTTAAGTTCTTCTTTTATATTTTTAAAATTATAAACTTCACCATTAAATACTATAATATACTTTCCACAATCACTTACAAAAGGTTGATGACCATGAGAACTTAAATCCTGAATTGATAATCTATTATGTCCAAAATACACACCACTACTTTCATCAAAATAAGTTCCATTATCATCAGGACCTCGATATGATTGAATTTTCAACATATCATTTATAATATATTCTTTTTTGCGTTTATCTATAAAGCCTGCTATTCCACACATAGTGAACTCTTTTTAATTAGTTGTTTTTTTTGATATATAAAATAAATTGAATAAAAAGAATCAATAAAAGGAATAGGGAAGAATCCAAAAAATAAACCAGCAATATAGACTGCTCCTCCTGAACTAAAATTACTCTCATTTAAAAAATCAAAATTTCTTATATTCTGAGCAACTGAAAGATAATGAAACTGATCAGGCATATAGGTAGTTTCAAATAAAAATCCATTAAATAAAAATATACATGATAAATGCAACAATAAAATAAACAAGTATTTAGCAGGTATATTGTAATATCTATTAATAATTATAAATATAGTTAAAATGTATAATATATTTACTGTATCAAGCATCAAAAACATCCTCAAATTTCTTTATTATTTTTTTAATATCAAAATCACTAGCTCTATTCTTTGCTTTGTTTCTATATTTATTTCTCAAATCTTCATCATTTATTATCAACTTCATAGCAGTACTTAATCTTTTAATATCATTTAATGGAGTTAAAACTCCATATTCACTAATCTCTATATCATCTTCTATTTGAAAATGCAGATCACTATTTGGAGCGAGTATCTCTCTAGGTCCACTTTGACAGTCTGTACTTATAATTGGAAGTCCACAAGATAGAGCTTCAAGTAATACATTTGGAAGTCCTTCATATAAAGAACTAAATACAAAACAATCTGATTGTACTAAATACTTATACGGATTTGATTGTTTACCTAAAAGGATAACTTTATTTTGTAGATTTAAACTCTCTATTTGTTTTTCAAGAGTATCTCTTAATTCTCCATCTCCTATAATATAAAGTTTTGCATCTATATCTTCCATAGACTCTATTAGTATTTTATGATTTTTTCCTCTATCTAGTCTTCCTATTGTTATAAAAGTAAATTTCTCATCTCTATAATTTACACATTCTTTAGATAATTCTTTTATAATTTTTAAATCTATTAGATTATAAATAGTTTTTACCTCTTGAATATTAAAATTATTAACTAAATCCCTACAGTTTCCTTTAGAATTCCCAATAACAATATCTGCTTTTCGATACAGTCTTTTTATCAAAAATTTATTGATAAAACCTTGTACCCCATTTTTATGTTGTAAAGAGGGCATGGCTCTTTCACTTATAATAACCTTACTTTTAAACTCTAAAATTTTTGCTATAATATTTATATAATTTGATCTGTTCATAAAAGATACTGAGATATCACTATCATTTAGTTTCTTATATTTCCAAGCTAAAACAGGCAGTTTTAAAAGCTTTTTTATCCCACTTTCACTAGGATTTGAATTTTCAAGATAAATTATTTTTATATTTTTTGGTATATCATAAAAAATAGTATCATTCATCAAAAAAAGTGTGATTTCATACTTTTCTTTTAATTCATCTAATAGAACAGATACAACTCGTTCTGCACCACCACTTGCTAGTGAATAAATCAGAATAGAGAGTTTTTTTTTCATTATTGTAAAACCAACTTTTTATTTTCTATTCTATAAACTTTTTCACATCTATCTATAGTACTCAATCTATGAGCTATAATAATAAGTGTTTTATCCTTACTGATATTATAAATTTCATCCATTATCTCTTTTTCTATAGCTTCATCTAAAGCTGATGTTGCCTCATCTAATACTAAAATTTCTGGTTCTTGATATAATGCACGAGCTATAGCTATACGTTGTTTTTGTCCACCGCTAAGCTTAATACCTCCTTCACCAACAAAAGTATTGATGCCATTTTGATGTTCTTCTAAGAAGTTTAGTATTTTTGATCTTTTTAATACTTCTTTAATTTTTAATTCATCATATTCCAATCCAAAAGAAATATTTTCTGCAACTGTTCCATCAAATAAATACACGCTTTGTGGAATATACCCTACTTTTTTTCGCAAACTTTTTATATTAGACTCATTAATAACTATTCCATCTATTTGTATATCTCCACTTAAAGGTCTGAACAAGCCTATGATAATATCAACCATAGTACTTTTACCACTGCCACTTGCTCCTACAAAAGCAATTTTTTCACCTTTTTTAATGTCTAAATTTATATTTTCAAGAACTTTTGTTTTCTCACTATAACCAAAAGTAAGATTATTTAATCTAATTATTTTTTGAAAAATTACTTTTTCATCACCTAATTTTTCACAATCATACATTAAATCATTATGTATCAAATCTAAAGATTTATGATAATAGAGAATTTGATTATAGCTACTTAAAAGTCTATTTGAAGATGGCATAAGCCTATAAAGTCCTAAAATAAACATAGAAAGTACTCCTAAACTTGAAGAAATATCACTTTCATATCTAAATACAAGATAAACTACAACTGATGCTATAATTCCAAAACCTAGAGTTTCTAAAAATACTCTAGGAAAATGAGATAGTGTTTCATTTATTATTCCACTTTTCGAGAAACCATAACTAGCATTATTGAATCTATTAAGTATTAGCTTATCATTTGACTGTAGCTTAATAATTTTAAAATTTCCAAATGTACTATTTAAAATCTCAAAAAAATTTTTTTGATACTCCTCTCTAATAGTTCCTTGATTTTTAATAATAGGTGATATTTTTTTAACTAGAAACAAAGCATTTAGAGTTAAAAATAATGTCATCACAAGTGTTATTTTCCAATTTATATACAACATAGCACTATATATAAACATAACAACAAAAACTTCACTTATCATAAGTAATACAGCTGAAAGCATAGCGGTAAGATTCTGTGTTTCATTGATAATCAATTTTGAAAGCTCACTGCTATTTCGAGATATAAACTGATGATAATTCATCCCTAAATAGTTTTCAAATAATCGAAAAGCCAAAAGATGTGTTCTACCTTTAGAAAATTTTGCTAAAAAATAAAAGTATAAAATATTTAATCCACCTCTAATGATATAAAAACATATCAATAAACATCCAAAAACTATTACAAAATCAACATTACTTTTAAACTCAAAAAAGTTATAAAAAATTTTATAATAGTTATTTGATTCTATCATATTAAAATCACTTGCAACTGATATAAAAGGCATGATAGCAGCTACTCCAATGGTTTCTATCAAAGCAATTAGTACAGAAAATATTATTAGAAATAGCAAAAACTTCCTATCTTTCTTTGTTAAAAGTGAGCTAAGTTTTTTATACATTTTTAATTATCCCTCTACTTTATTCTCATAATATTCCAAAGAACATATTCGAAATTTTTTCCATTTTGATGGTCTTGAAATATTTTATTTAAATATTGTTTATTAAATCTTTCATCTAAACTTTGAATTTTGTCATAAACTATATCTTTTAACTCTTTTCTAAACCAATGTTTCAAAGGTACAGAAAATCCCCGTTTAGGCCTTTCTATGAGCTCTTTTGGAACTTCTTTGTAGAGTATCTCTTTTAAAATAGACTTTGGTCCATGTTTTAGCTTAAGCTTTATAGGTAAGCTATAGGCAAATTCTACAATTCTATGATCAAGTAACGGTACTCTTGCTTCTAAACTATATGACATACTAGCCCTATCAACTTTTGTTAGTATATCATCAGGCAGATATCTGTGAAAATCTAAACGGCTTAAACTATCTATTAAACTATCTCCATCTAATTCATACTCTAAAATATCCTGTAAACTTACTTCATATTTACCAAATGATTCTCTTGAAAATTCTTTGTCAAATAAACTATTGAGTTCCCAAGGTTTGGTAGAACTATATAAAAGTGCATACAAATTTTGTTCACTCAATTGTTTTAAAGGATAACTTATTTTCTTTAATTTATCTTGTCCTGAATATTTTCCAATAACAGATAATATAGTTCTCAAAGATTGTGGTATCTGCTTTAGTTTTTTATAGTAACTTTCAGTAGTAAAATATCTATCATATCCTAAAAACAACTCATCTCCACCATCTCCACTAAGGGCTACTGTTACATAATCTTTTGTTTTATCACTGAGCAGCAACATAGGCAAACTTGAAGCATCACCAAATGGTTCGTCATAAAATTTATCAAAATCTTCTAAAAGTTTAAAAACATCTTGAATACCAAATTTATATTCATAGTGTTCACTACCTATATATTTTGCTATCTCTTTTGCATAAACTGACTCATCATAAAACTTATCTTCAAATCCTATAGAAAATGTTTTTAGCTTTTGGCTTGATTCTTGCTGCATTATACTACTAACTAAACTACTATCAATCCCTCCACTTAAAAAACTACCTACTTCTACATCAGCTAAAAGTCTATATTTTATACTACTTCTTATAAGTTGCTCGGTCTCTTTCACTGCTTCATTATAACTTATATTGATTTTTTCTTCTGGTAAATCCCAATATTTTTTTATATCTATATTAACACCATCAAATATAGCATAATGTGCTGGTGGCAGTTTATTAATACCATCATAGTAGCTATTGTCATTTGGTATATAACCAAGAGTCATAAACTGTATCAGTGCTTTATTTGAAGTAGTTTTCTTAAGATGTTCACCAAAACCCTTCAACTCACTAGCAAAAGAAAATTCCCCCTTTTGCATGGTATAATAAAGTGGTTTTATCCCAACCCTATCTCTTATTAAATAAAGCTTTTGAGCTATCTTATCAAATAATCCTATAGCAAACATACCAATAAATTGTTCTATTGCTTTTTCAATACCAAATTCTGTAAAAGCCCAAAGAATTGTTTCTGTATCACTTGTAGTTCGAAATTTTGAAAATTGCAATTGTGTTCTAATCTCGAAATGATTATAAATTTCACCATTAAAAACTATAATAAATCTTTCATTTTCCATAGGCTGATTAGCATGGTTTTCTAAGTCTTGTATTGATAATCTATTATGTCCAAAATATAAATTTTTATTTAAAAATTTATATTCTTTTACTATAGTATCATCTGGACCTCTATGTACCATAATAGAATTTTGTTTAACTACTTCACTATAAGATAAAGCCGTATTAAAATAACCTAATATGCTACACATTTTGATTAATTAAATTTTTTTTAAAAACAAATTCATTACAACCCATTTTACCACCAACTGTTACCATATTCTCTAATACAAAACCTCTATCTTTATAAAAAATAAAAATTTCTTCAGGCTTAGCTGTTTCAAATGGATATCCACCAATCCAATCCACTACATCCGTATATAAACTCATACCTCTCAATGGATCACTATATCTTTTAAATGGGTTTTTCCCTCTCCCTATATCAAGTATACACAATCCTATTGCAAAATATAATGTATAAATATAAGACATCAATTTTTTCACCAAAACAGGTGAAGATACATAAAAAAGTTTTATTTTTTTCCAAATAGGAGTTAACAACTGTGTATTATATATAGCTACTACTAATATTCCATCATCTTTTACACACTTAGATGCATTATCGAGTGCTTTATACATATTACCAGTATGATGTAATACACCCCAAGAATATACTACATCATATTTTCCTAATTTTGTCATATATTCTTCATCCAATACATCACCTTTTTTAACAATCCAGTTTTCATCATTATTTGCAAACATTTTTTTAGTGTACTTTGTTGCTTCAACACTAAACTCATCATAATCAAATGATATAACTTTTGCGCCAAGATTATAAGCACTTAAAGAAGATAAGCCACTACCACTACCAATATCTAAAAATGTTTTGCCCTCTAAGTCATCAACCAGCATTAGCTTTTTTAATGAGATTTTTGACTTCTCAATTTTTTCTTTACTAAGACTTTCTAAAAATAATTGCCAATTTTTCCCAAAATCAAATCTTTTTTCTCTACTCATTCATTTCCTTATACATTTTTTTTACCCAAAATGGTTTTAAATCTTTATTTTCAAATCCTTTTACACTAAGAATAATATACTTTTCATTTTCTAACAATATATCAAAAAGTTCATTATCAACTTTATCAAAAAATTCTATCCAATACTCCTTTTGTAAAAGTATTGCACCTAAGTTCCAATTTTTAATTGTTATTTCTAGTCTTTCATTAAAAACTGGATAATATGGTTCTAAAATTTTAAAACCATATCCATGACCACCCCAAAAAACTTTTTTACCAGTTCTGTAAACAATTTGATCAGATGGAGTTAATGGTATTGCTAAAATTCTATCAACATTTGAAGAATTTAGCATATTTATTGCTTCTTCTAAATCCTTGTCATAAACTTGATTGATACCTTTGTAAAATTTAAATATACTTATTATTGTCAACATAAATACTAAAAAAAGCAAAAT
This portion of the Arcobacter nitrofigilis DSM 7299 genome encodes:
- the asnB gene encoding asparagine synthase (glutamine-hydrolyzing) produces the protein MCGIAGFIDKRKKEYIINDMLKIQSYRGPDDNGTYFDESSGVYFGHNRLSIQDLSSHGHQPFVSDCGKYIIVFNGEVYNFKNIKEELKKLDYKFISNSDTEVILYSYKQWGIKCIDKFIGMFAFSVLDKVQNKLVLVRDRAGVKPLFYYVGENQFMFSSEIKSFHKHPEFKKEQNLEVLPYFFQFGYISAPYTIFQNCYKLEAGHYLEYDIETLKFDIIKYWDVNDFYLKEKFDKSENQILENIENILDDSIDLRMVSDVPVGVFLSGGYDSSLVASILAKKQGKKINTFTIGFDDEKYNEAKHAKTIAEYLGTNHTEYYMNNSDMLDLVESLPFYYDEPFGDSSALPTMIVSKLARQSVTVALSADGGDETFCGYSKYFFLNKFQNIFSNSFKRGVLKIGLNFLSADTIEFVNDKLPKNLKQTNIKDKYIKFKRAINSDSLEEMFENASSYVDKDEIVRFLKIKRDNELFIKWNKVDNTKFLEQMMAVDYKIFMNDDVLTKVDRATMSVSLEGREPLLDHRIIEYMARVPVEQKYKNKQGKYLLRQILYKYLPQELVDKPKSGFQIPLNKWLRDELKPLVLKYLDEEKLDQNIFDKDEINSIKNKFFEGAEIGTTIWFILMYQMWKEKWLD
- a CDS encoding glycosyltransferase; the encoded protein is MKKKLSILIYSLASGGAERVVSVLLDELKEKYEITLFLMNDTIFYDIPKNIKIIYLENSNPSESGIKKLLKLPVLAWKYKKLNDSDISVSFMNRSNYINIIAKILEFKSKVIISERAMPSLQHKNGVQGFINKFLIKRLYRKADIVIGNSKGNCRDLVNNFNIQEVKTIYNLIDLKIIKELSKECVNYRDEKFTFITIGRLDRGKNHKILIESMEDIDAKLYIIGDGELRDTLEKQIESLNLQNKVILLGKQSNPYKYLVQSDCFVFSSLYEGLPNVLLEALSCGLPIISTDCQSGPREILAPNSDLHFQIEDDIEISEYGVLTPLNDIKRLSTAMKLIINDEDLRNKYRNKAKNRASDFDIKKIIKKFEDVFDA
- a CDS encoding ABC transporter ATP-binding protein — protein: MYKKLSSLLTKKDRKFLLFLIIFSVLIALIETIGVAAIMPFISVASDFNMIESNNYYKIFYNFFEFKSNVDFVIVFGCLLICFYIIRGGLNILYFYFLAKFSKGRTHLLAFRLFENYLGMNYHQFISRNSSELSKLIINETQNLTAMLSAVLLMISEVFVVMFIYSAMLYINWKITLVMTLFLTLNALFLVKKISPIIKNQGTIREEYQKNFFEILNSTFGNFKIIKLQSNDKLILNRFNNASYGFSKSGIINETLSHFPRVFLETLGFGIIASVVVYLVFRYESDISSSLGVLSMFILGLYRLMPSSNRLLSSYNQILYYHKSLDLIHNDLMYDCEKLGDEKVIFQKIIRLNNLTFGYSEKTKVLENINLDIKKGEKIAFVGASGSGKSTMVDIIIGLFRPLSGDIQIDGIVINESNIKSLRKKVGYIPQSVYLFDGTVAENISFGLEYDELKIKEVLKRSKILNFLEEHQNGINTFVGEGGIKLSGGQKQRIAIARALYQEPEILVLDEATSALDEAIEKEIMDEIYNISKDKTLIIIAHRLSTIDRCEKVYRIENKKLVLQ
- the asnB gene encoding asparagine synthase (glutamine-hydrolyzing); translation: MCSILGYFNTALSYSEVVKQNSIMVHRGPDDTIVKEYKFLNKNLYFGHNRLSIQDLENHANQPMENERFIIVFNGEIYNHFEIRTQLQFSKFRTTSDTETILWAFTEFGIEKAIEQFIGMFAIGLFDKIAQKLYLIRDRVGIKPLYYTMQKGEFSFASELKGFGEHLKKTTSNKALIQFMTLGYIPNDNSYYDGINKLPPAHYAIFDGVNIDIKKYWDLPEEKINISYNEAVKETEQLIRSSIKYRLLADVEVGSFLSGGIDSSLVSSIMQQESSQKLKTFSIGFEDKFYDESVYAKEIAKYIGSEHYEYKFGIQDVFKLLEDFDKFYDEPFGDASSLPMLLLSDKTKDYVTVALSGDGGDELFLGYDRYFTTESYYKKLKQIPQSLRTILSVIGKYSGQDKLKKISYPLKQLSEQNLYALLYSSTKPWELNSLFDKEFSRESFGKYEVSLQDILEYELDGDSLIDSLSRLDFHRYLPDDILTKVDRASMSYSLEARVPLLDHRIVEFAYSLPIKLKLKHGPKSILKEILYKEVPKELIERPKRGFSVPLKHWFRKELKDIVYDKIQSLDERFNKQYLNKIFQDHQNGKNFEYVLWNIMRIK
- a CDS encoding class I SAM-dependent methyltransferase, with the translated sequence MSREKRFDFGKNWQLFLESLSKEKIEKSKISLKKLMLVDDLEGKTFLDIGSGSGLSSLSAYNLGAKVISFDYDEFSVEATKYTKKMFANNDENWIVKKGDVLDEEYMTKLGKYDVVYSWGVLHHTGNMYKALDNASKCVKDDGILVVAIYNTQLLTPIWKKIKLFYVSSPVLVKKLMSYIYTLYFAIGLCILDIGRGKNPFKRYSDPLRGMSLYTDVVDWIGGYPFETAKPEEIFIFYKDRGFVLENMVTVGGKMGCNEFVFKKNLINQNV